A stretch of DNA from Brachyhypopomus gauderio isolate BG-103 chromosome 7, BGAUD_0.2, whole genome shotgun sequence:
tctctaatACACAGGAATGTTCTtatgtttgtttgcttttctccctctctctaataCACAGTGGGCAGTCCCATTCCCGTGCCTCATGTTTACAGACCGACGGAGGAGCAGATGGACCACTATCACGGGCTTTACATGGACGCTCTGTCCAAACTCTTCCACAGTCACAAAACTAGCTGTGGACTGGCTGAGACACACCAGCTACAAATCATCTAGCCCACCCAAATAGCTCACAGCTTTTCTGGTTTTACCACATTTCTGCCAACTAAGAACGGTCGACACAGATGTGCTGTAAATACTTTTGCAGTTTTAAATTCAGATTACATTTTTAACGGTTTTTGCAGTACAAATTTAGATTACATTTTAAGGCAATATAAACTTCTATTAGTCTGCATATCAGATTATACAGATGCAGTCACCATTTTAATCTCCAATCATGATATACTGCAGTGATTGGCTCAAGGAGCACTTTAGTGAATTACTAAATGTTACATCAATCCTGTAGTACAGTGCCATTCAGGATTTTTGGACCTCTGTATCTGTCCACTAGGTACAAATAAtctttttaatataattttagacatttacattttttaattttaaattaaTGAGTTCTTGGAAATATAGTAAAGTCTGGAAAAAAATCTGGAAAAATATTTTCCAGTATAAATGTGTGAAAATTCTCATGCAAGACGTACTTTAGTAGTTTTGTTATTGCTCTAATTACACCACTGAAAGTGATtctgagttttgctgttgattTTATGGAATTTCTTTTAAGGGATTTTGTGATGACAGCACGGTTTTATCAGCAGCTCCAGTAGTTTGCAAGAACTTTGCACCTATGCACAGGTGTGTTCCAGTGAAGATCACGGAGACGCCTTCACAACTGATAGGAGTTGCTTAAGCCTCTATCAAACCACACAGTGCACCTTATCAAAAGACCCAAGTATCTGCCTTCTAATCTGAAAGTGTACCAAAGATTCTTTGCCTGCCACGTCATAAAGAAACTACAGTTAACGGGCAGGACCACCAGTTGGTAACAGCGCCCTGGTGGAGTCCTTTGCAGGGCCCTCGGGACGTACAGGCGGACGAGACGCCTGCCCATGAGACATGGATATGGTGGCTTTGTGTTCGACACCCTCTGGACCTGAGAATGTAGGGGAAACGCTGCAGTGCAGTCCTACGGGAGAAGCTGATGAAAGGTTTCTTCTCTTAATGGCTTCTGCTGGTCCATCCAGTCTGTATAATGCACCAACATTACAGTATCCTCTGAAATGGTAGTGCTGACAGAAATAGGTAACATTTTCCTGAAGTGTTTTGCTCAGGTCAATTAATTATTGTAGTTGAATAAATGTTCAGTACACTTGTTTTTTGAATATGTAAAGACTCATTGTTGCAATTTGTAATCTATGTTCAGGATTCATACAGCCACAGATAGTTTTCTATACATCTGGCAAGATATACAAAACCCAGCTATGGAAATAGCAGAGGTATTTAGCTACAAATCCAAACAATAAGACAATCCGCTGTCAAGACCAAAGCGTCACGCTACCTCTAACTGCTATGGATGGGTGTTTCTCAAATACTGTCGGGTTGTTTATGAGAAACTACGGAAGCACCTTGTTCTGCATTGTGATAAAATTACAACAATAAAAAAACtttcaaaactttttttttttctttcagttttTCATAAAAAGCAAACAGATTCACAACAATGAACCAAGTCCTGCCATACAGTCTCCACAGAGCCACTTCACAAATGGCCTGGAAACAACATGATGAGTTTGTGATGACGTATCCCTGTAGCCGACGCCACAGTACGAGAGCATGGAGTAAAGTTAAACCACAAACTGTACTGACTAAAGGATTGTGAGGAAACGAAACAGGCAGTAAAACCCACGTTCTGTGGTTGACATTTCAACCTGTAGCCTTCCTCCAAATTCCACCACAGTAGATGATGTTGGTGTCAAAACAGACACTGAAAAAAAACATCCCCTTAAAACCAATATTAATATAATACAACGTCCATGTGCTTTATACTCCTGTGGGAGTGTCGCTGCAGGAAGGCATCACAAAGTCTGcctcacctctgacctctgaactTGAGACTTCCAAGGTCTGGCTCTTCACAAGTGACCTGATTATTGCAGCAGATACTGCAATAACCACCAGCTGAGGAACAGTGGATGGACATGGACTCCATCAGTCCATTTGTACAGTAACCAGACTTTAGGCAAAACCTGAACTCCTGGGTTACAGAGGCTGAACTGTCCAATTAAAACACATGACTCAGACGGTCCACTTCAGACACCTGAGAAAAGAGAAAGCATGGAAAAAATGTTTATGGTGTCATAAACTATGCGTGTTAGCTGGAGTCATAAGGTGCATGTGTTGTACCTGGTCTCATGGTGTGTCCCCAGGCAGCGAACACAGCAGTAGCGCGCACCGCAGGACACACAGGTGTAGTGGGAGGGGaaaccacacacagcacagaaatgACGCTGGGGGAGTTTAGAGGGCTCAGCACACGCTGTCAGGTAGTTTGGACCCTCACTCACACTTAGGTcctacaaacagacagacagagagtggtTTGAATCCCGTTATCCCTCACCTGTTTGATGAGATCCCATAGATCTGGTTCTATAACTGAGCCGTGGTTTTAGATAGCACACaacacctcacctcctcctcgAGCAGAGCCTGAAAGTTTTTTCGGAACCGCTGCTTAAAATGGTCGCCCCTCGTCTTTTTCCTTCGCTTTCCTTCACGGTACAGTGAGACAAGAGGTGTCAAAGCTCAGGAACCAAACGTCAAAACAGCACCGCGATATTACTGATGTGAACTGGCCTCACCGGATTCGTTGTTCTCGTCAAACTGCGGCAGTCGCTTGACTAGTTGGGGCAGGCTGGCGT
This window harbors:
- the LOC143518429 gene encoding zinc finger HIT domain-containing protein 1-like gives rise to the protein MAEKKPAVRSQDPNQRRVLDSATRQRRLTRQLEALEKDNFQDDPHASLPQLVKRLPQFDENNESGKRRKKTRGDHFKQRFRKNFQALLEEEDLSVSEGPNYLTACAEPSKLPQRHFCAVCGFPSHYTCVSCGARYCCVRCLGTHHETRCLKWTV